One genomic segment of Helianthus annuus cultivar XRQ/B chromosome 14, HanXRQr2.0-SUNRISE, whole genome shotgun sequence includes these proteins:
- the LOC110904608 gene encoding phosphoglucan phosphatase DSP4, amyloplastic, translated as MNCLTNVSRSYSALPSLCTFKCKSTNYPIFVNMKGLVICTDLRKSCVVKATSSPTPSANTEDAKDEEKSDVYSTNMTEAMGAVLTYRHELGMNYNFIRPDLIVGSCLQTPEDVDKLRSIKVKTVFCLQQDSDLEYFSVDISAIREYASTFDDIQHIRAEIRDFDGTDLRVRLPAVVSKLHKAVNRNGGVTYIHCTAGLGRAPATALAYMFWVQGYKLNNALSLLLRNRKCFPNMDAIKSATADILTGLRKRPITLTWNGDDCSTVEVSGLDVGWGQKIPLTYEEKHGSWILHRELLEGRYEYKYIVDGEWITNTYEPVTPANKDGHINNYIEVVDKDPESISAVLWKRLGADDFDITTNEREIIKQFLDEYPDDE; from the exons ATGAATTGCCTCACAAATGTTTCAAG ATCCTATTCAGCCTTGCCTTCTTTATGCACCTTCAAATGCAAATCTACAAATTATCCGATCTTTGTGAATATGAAG GGATTGGTGATTTGTACAGATCTTCGGAAAAGTTGTGTGGTTAAG GCAACGTCTAGCCCCACACCTAGTGCAAACACGGAAGATGCCAAAGATGAGGAGAAATCTGATGTTTACAGTACAAACATGACTGAAGCAATGGGTGCTG TTTTGACTTATAGGCATGAACTTGGAATGAACTACAACTTCATTCGTCCCGACTTAATTGTTGGATCATGTCTACAG ACGCCTGAAGATGTTGACAAGCTTCGGAGTATTAAAGTGAAAACCGTATTTTGCTTGCAACAAGACTCAGATCTCGA ATATTTTAGCGTCGACATCAGTGCAATTCGTGAATATGCCAGCACATTCGATGACATTCAACACATACGTGCTGAAATAAG AGACTTTGATGGGACTGATTTGAGGGTGCGCCTTCCAGCTGTGGTTAGCAAATTACACAAAGCTGTTAATCGAAATGGTGGAGTGACTTACATACATTGCACTGCTGGACTTGGAAGAGCTCCTGCAACCGCT TTGGCATACATGTTCTGGGTTCAAGGTTATAAGCTAAATAACGCCCTCAGTCTACTCCTG AGAAACCGTAAATGTTTCCCAAATATGGACGCAATAAAAAGTGCGACTGCTGACATT cTTACAGGCCTACGAAAGAGACCAATTACATTGACATGGAATGGTGATGACTGTTCCACAGTGGAAGTATCTGGACTTGATGTCGGATGGGGTCAG AAGATTCCATTAACATATGAGGAGAAGCATGGTTCATGGATTCTTCATAGAGAGTTGCTG GAAGGGCGTTACGAGTACAAGTACATAGTTGATGGCGAATGGATCACCAATACATATGAACCTGTTACTCCTGCCAACAAGGATGGCCACATCAACAACTATATCGAG GTTGTGGATAAAGACCCTGAGAGCATTAGTGCTGTTTTGTGGAAGAGATTGGGTGCTGATGATTTTGATATAACGACCAATGAACGAGAGATTATAAAGCAGTTCCTAGATGAATATCCAGATGATGAGTAA